In Brachypodium distachyon strain Bd21 chromosome 2, Brachypodium_distachyon_v3.0, whole genome shotgun sequence, one genomic interval encodes:
- the LOC104582968 gene encoding uncharacterized protein LOC104582968 isoform X2, translating to MSVEEVKQMLAAATSELEAARQEVRRKEQNIAALVELLRRTAEERDQLQRQQQHLLLAHDPAAVATPSSSDSHWSLTPSSSSPVAVDSSVLFQPTSASNADVIVDNTPVLLEPLATKRPLPQQGQLLKAVMEAGPLLQNLMVAGPLPRWRNPPPARALPSPVIPAVAGSRAPMG from the coding sequence AGCGTTGAGGAGGTGAAGCAGATGCTAGCTGCAGCGACGTCAGAGCTGGAGGCGGCAAGGCAGGAGGTGCGCCGGAAGGAGCAGAACATCGCCGCCCTGGTggagctcctccgccgcacTGCCGAGGAGCGTGACCAACTCCAgcgacagcagcagcacctaCTGCTGGCACATgacccggcggcggtggcgacacCGAGCAGCAGCGACTCCCACTGGAGCCTCACgccatcctcttcctccccggTGGCCGTGGATAGCTCCGTCTTGTTCCAGCCAACCTCAGCCAGCAATGCAGATGTCATCGTCGACAACACGCCGGTGCTGCTTGAGCCGCTGGCGACCAAGAGACCGCTGCCACAACAAGGGCAGCTGCTGAAGGCTGTGATGGAGGCAGGGCCTCTGCTGCAGAATCTGATGGTCGCAGGGCCGCTGCCACGGTGGCGCAACCCGCCCCCAGCACGGGCTCTTCCCAGCCCTGTCATACCGGCGGTAGCAGGCTCTCGTGCTCCGATGGGTTGA
- the LOC104582968 gene encoding uncharacterized protein LOC104582968 isoform X3, with product MLAAATSELEAARQEVRRKEQNIAALVELLRRTAEERDQLQRQQQHLLLAHDPAAVATPSSSDSHWSLTPSSSSPVAVDSSVLFQPTSASNADVIVDNTPVLLEPLATKRPLPQQGQLLKAVMEAGPLLQNLMVAGPLPRWRNPPPARALPSPVIPAVAGSRAPMG from the coding sequence ATGCTAGCTGCAGCGACGTCAGAGCTGGAGGCGGCAAGGCAGGAGGTGCGCCGGAAGGAGCAGAACATCGCCGCCCTGGTggagctcctccgccgcacTGCCGAGGAGCGTGACCAACTCCAgcgacagcagcagcacctaCTGCTGGCACATgacccggcggcggtggcgacacCGAGCAGCAGCGACTCCCACTGGAGCCTCACgccatcctcttcctccccggTGGCCGTGGATAGCTCCGTCTTGTTCCAGCCAACCTCAGCCAGCAATGCAGATGTCATCGTCGACAACACGCCGGTGCTGCTTGAGCCGCTGGCGACCAAGAGACCGCTGCCACAACAAGGGCAGCTGCTGAAGGCTGTGATGGAGGCAGGGCCTCTGCTGCAGAATCTGATGGTCGCAGGGCCGCTGCCACGGTGGCGCAACCCGCCCCCAGCACGGGCTCTTCCCAGCCCTGTCATACCGGCGGTAGCAGGCTCTCGTGCTCCGATGGGTTGA